One window of the Lactococcus lactis genome contains the following:
- a CDS encoding diacylglycerol kinase family lipid kinase codes for MMKARLIYNPTSGQEIIKKHIADILDKLEQYGYEASAYQTTAEQDSAKKEAARATEAGFDLIIAAGGDGTINEVVAGISPFEKRPQLAIVPTGTTNDFARALKIPRGKPLEAIEIIGKNQILNIDVGHAVIRETQDEQYFINIAAGGGLTELTYSVPSHLKTAFGYLAYLAKGAELLPRVRKAPVRVVHDEGVFEGDISMFFAALTNSVGGFEKIAPDAKLDDGLFTLILVKTDNLFELIALLAIVANGKHLDDVNLEYIKTSKIEIEALGGQKILLNLDGEYGGDAPVQFDNLKGHLDMYVNLDEINDDHYLGDEETLALEAVAQKFAEEANKIKDEDEED; via the coding sequence ATGATGAAGGCGAGATTGATTTACAATCCGACATCGGGTCAAGAAATTATAAAAAAACATATTGCAGATATTTTGGATAAATTAGAGCAATATGGTTATGAGGCCAGTGCTTATCAAACCACAGCAGAACAAGATTCCGCAAAAAAAGAGGCGGCAAGAGCAACAGAAGCTGGCTTTGATTTAATCATTGCGGCTGGTGGTGATGGTACTATTAATGAAGTTGTAGCTGGAATTTCTCCTTTTGAGAAACGTCCTCAATTAGCTATTGTTCCAACGGGAACGACAAACGACTTTGCTAGGGCTTTAAAAATTCCAAGAGGAAAACCGCTTGAAGCGATTGAAATTATTGGTAAAAATCAGATTCTAAATATTGATGTCGGTCATGCCGTAATCAGAGAAACACAAGATGAACAGTATTTTATTAATATCGCTGCTGGGGGCGGTTTGACAGAACTTACTTACAGTGTTCCTAGTCATTTAAAAACGGCTTTTGGTTATTTGGCCTATTTAGCAAAGGGTGCAGAACTTTTACCTCGTGTGCGTAAAGCACCGGTTCGTGTTGTTCATGATGAAGGCGTATTTGAGGGTGATATTTCAATGTTCTTTGCCGCACTTACTAATTCAGTTGGTGGCTTTGAAAAGATTGCACCTGATGCTAAATTAGATGATGGACTTTTCACACTGATTTTGGTGAAAACAGATAATCTATTTGAACTTATTGCTTTACTTGCGATTGTAGCTAATGGAAAACATTTGGATGATGTTAATTTGGAATACATTAAAACAAGTAAAATTGAAATCGAAGCCTTAGGCGGTCAAAAAATTCTTCTTAATTTAGATGGAGAATATGGTGGAGATGCTCCAGTTCAATTTGATAATCTCAAAGGTCATTTGGATATGTATGTAAACCTTGATGAAATCAACGATGACCATTACCTTGGAGACGAAGAAACCTTGGCATTAGAAGCAGTTGCGCAAAAATTTGCCGAAGAAGCCAATAAAATTAAAGATGAAGATGAAGAAGATTAA
- a CDS encoding ABC transporter ATP-binding protein: MTTLSLDKIYKKYPNATQYAVEDFNIDIKDKEFIVFVGPSGCGKSTTLRMVAGLEDITEGEFKIDGKIMNDVAPKDRDIAMVFQNYALYPHMTVFDNMAFGLKLRKFKKDEIKRRVEEAGTILGLSDLLDRKPADLSGGQRQRVAMGRAIVRDAKVFLMDEPLSNLDAKLRVSMRTEIAKIHRRIGATTIYVTHDQTEAMTLADRIVIMSSSPNSDKTGTVGRVEQIGTPQELYNEPANKFVAGFIGSPAMNFFNVKVASGKLTNNEGLNMDLPEGKAKLLKEQGYEGKEVILGIRPEDIQASNLAQQAYPNQTIEAEVVVSELLGAETMLYLRAGSTEFVSRVEARDFRNPGEKITVALNLNKSHFFDAQTEHRIID; encoded by the coding sequence ATGACAACACTCAGTTTAGACAAAATCTACAAAAAATATCCCAATGCGACGCAATACGCTGTTGAAGATTTCAACATTGATATCAAAGATAAAGAATTCATTGTATTCGTTGGTCCTTCAGGTTGTGGTAAATCAACAACATTGCGAATGGTCGCTGGTCTTGAAGATATTACTGAAGGCGAATTTAAAATTGACGGTAAAATCATGAATGATGTCGCACCAAAAGATCGTGATATTGCCATGGTTTTCCAAAACTATGCGCTTTATCCACATATGACAGTTTTTGATAACATGGCCTTTGGTTTGAAACTTCGTAAGTTCAAAAAAGATGAAATTAAACGTCGTGTTGAAGAAGCTGGAACAATTCTTGGTCTTTCTGATTTGCTTGACCGTAAACCTGCTGACTTATCAGGTGGTCAACGTCAACGGGTAGCAATGGGACGTGCGATTGTCCGTGATGCCAAAGTTTTCCTCATGGATGAACCTTTGTCAAACTTGGATGCTAAACTTCGTGTTTCAATGCGTACAGAAATTGCAAAAATTCACCGTCGAATTGGAGCAACAACAATCTATGTAACCCATGACCAAACTGAAGCGATGACTCTTGCTGACCGTATTGTTATTATGTCATCATCACCAAACTCTGATAAAACAGGGACAGTTGGTCGTGTTGAACAAATCGGAACACCACAAGAGCTTTATAATGAACCTGCTAATAAATTTGTTGCCGGTTTTATCGGTAGTCCTGCGATGAACTTCTTTAATGTCAAAGTTGCTTCTGGAAAATTAACAAATAATGAAGGTTTGAATATGGACCTTCCAGAAGGAAAAGCAAAATTGCTTAAAGAACAAGGGTATGAAGGAAAAGAAGTGATTCTTGGAATTCGTCCAGAAGACATTCAAGCAAGCAATTTGGCACAACAAGCCTATCCAAATCAAACAATTGAAGCTGAAGTTGTCGTTTCTGAACTTCTTGGAGCAGAAACTATGCTTTATCTTAGAGCTGGTTCAACTGAATTTGTTTCTCGTGTTGAAGCGCGTGATTTCCGCAATCCAGGAGAAAAAATTACAGTGGCTTTGAACCTAAACAAATCACATTTCTTTGATGCTCAAACTGAACATCGCATCATTGATTAA
- the nifJ gene encoding pyruvate:ferredoxin (flavodoxin) oxidoreductase: MKKTMDGNMAAAHIAYAFSEIAVIYPITPSSPMADYTDAWSVAGRKNIWGSTVKITELQSEAGAAGAMHGVLKAGGLATTYTASQGLLLMLPNMYKMAGELLPAVIHVAARAVAAGALNIFGDQSDVMSARTTGFAMLAESSVQEVMDLSAVAHLATLEGSVPFLNFFDGFRTSHEIQKIDVIDYQDLLPMVNQEKLADFRDRAMNPDHPTVSGTNQNADIYFQQRETVNSYYEALPEIVQKYMGKINKLRGTDYDLVNYYGAPDATEVIVSMGSVAGTIEQTVDYLNGQGRKVGFINVHLYRPFPLENFLEKLPKTVKSVAVLDRTKESGSNGEPLFLDVQSALFNSNVKQVIGGRYGIGGKDTRPEHIVSVFDELVKAQPKRMFTIGINDDVTNLSLTNSKVLDLTPADTFQAKFWGFGSDGTVGANKAAIKIIGDHTDKYVQAAFEYDSKKSGGLTISHLRFGDSPITSEYMTATLDFVACHNMTYVRKYNLTKGLKAGGLFLLNTSWNLEQLSKNLPNEMKKFIAENQIRFYTIDAMKIAHETGMERRINTIMQVAFFKLAHVMPFDEAYEILKKDAQKYAKKSPTIVEQNLNAMALALNGLHEVKIPESWAETQEEKTKVLTTESSRKKYVFEIVNKTNAFEGDELSVQTLVDNKMTFGDEPLGTSASEKRGIALEIPEWNAQACIQCNECSFVCPHAAIRPFLVDEDEWNQAPEGFHVMDYKGADGLKYRIQVSVEDCTGCGLCIEACPKKGEALKMIPYEGQEKESVNWAFAQTLKTKENPARPGTIAASQFEKPLFEFSGACSGCGETPYIKLLTQMFGDRMMISNATGCSAIYGGTQATPYTTNEFEQGPAWSNSLFEDNAEYGYGMWLASQTRRQKLAAQVLEALPEMSDDLQKLAKDWVEHLEDSEGTRARAEKMKGMLASEHFNSAKLDEIYKQKDQFVKPTQWIFGGDGWAYDIGFGGLDHIVASGADVNILVMDNEVYANTGGQVSKATPASAIAQFAAGGKSNTKKDLGAMLMTYGDVYVAQIASGANMMQTIRAFDEAEKFKGPSVIIAYTPCISHGLYGGIHLALDEAKEAVNSGYWQLYRYNPLLEDLGKNPMILDFKKPDFSKVRNFLLTQSRFGNLLKVDAEHAESLYAKAAKDSRKRFMRYARTSGDLDKYLEREAKALAKKNPESEGTIEVTLPKERKKRPVDPEREARRAARKAEREAKK; this comes from the coding sequence ATGAAAAAAACAATGGACGGAAACATGGCGGCAGCACATATTGCTTACGCCTTTTCAGAAATTGCCGTAATTTATCCAATTACCCCAAGTTCACCAATGGCAGATTATACTGACGCGTGGTCAGTTGCTGGTCGTAAAAATATCTGGGGCTCAACAGTAAAAATTACAGAACTACAATCAGAAGCCGGTGCAGCAGGTGCCATGCACGGTGTTCTTAAAGCAGGAGGGCTTGCGACAACTTATACCGCTTCGCAAGGGCTCCTTTTAATGCTTCCAAATATGTATAAAATGGCTGGTGAACTTTTGCCAGCAGTTATTCATGTCGCAGCTCGTGCCGTAGCGGCTGGGGCGCTTAATATTTTTGGAGACCAGTCTGACGTGATGTCAGCCAGAACAACTGGGTTTGCCATGTTAGCAGAGTCATCTGTTCAAGAAGTGATGGACTTGTCAGCAGTTGCCCACTTAGCAACACTTGAAGGTTCAGTTCCTTTCTTGAATTTCTTTGACGGTTTTAGAACTTCTCATGAAATTCAAAAAATTGATGTTATTGATTATCAAGATTTATTACCAATGGTTAATCAAGAAAAATTAGCTGATTTTCGTGACCGTGCAATGAACCCTGATCATCCTACAGTTTCAGGGACAAATCAAAATGCAGATATCTATTTCCAACAAAGGGAAACGGTCAATTCTTACTATGAAGCTCTTCCTGAAATCGTTCAAAAATACATGGGAAAAATCAATAAACTTCGTGGGACAGATTATGATTTAGTCAATTATTATGGCGCACCTGATGCGACAGAAGTCATTGTTTCTATGGGTTCTGTTGCTGGGACAATTGAGCAAACAGTTGATTATTTAAATGGACAAGGCCGAAAAGTTGGTTTTATCAATGTTCACTTATATCGTCCATTTCCATTGGAAAACTTTCTTGAAAAATTACCAAAGACAGTCAAATCAGTAGCGGTCTTAGACCGTACAAAAGAATCTGGTTCAAATGGAGAACCTCTTTTCCTTGACGTTCAATCAGCGCTTTTCAATTCTAATGTTAAACAAGTGATTGGTGGCCGCTATGGAATTGGTGGAAAAGATACTCGTCCAGAACACATCGTCAGTGTTTTTGATGAATTAGTCAAAGCACAACCAAAACGTATGTTTACAATCGGAATTAATGATGATGTTACAAACTTGTCTCTGACAAATTCAAAAGTCCTTGATTTAACACCAGCAGATACATTTCAAGCAAAATTCTGGGGCTTTGGTTCAGATGGAACAGTTGGTGCCAATAAAGCAGCAATCAAAATTATTGGTGACCATACTGATAAATATGTTCAAGCCGCTTTTGAATATGATTCAAAAAAATCAGGTGGATTAACCATTTCACATTTACGTTTTGGTGATTCGCCAATTACTTCTGAATATATGACAGCTACACTTGATTTTGTTGCTTGTCACAACATGACTTATGTACGTAAATATAACTTGACCAAAGGCTTGAAAGCTGGAGGCCTATTTCTATTAAACACAAGTTGGAATCTAGAACAACTTTCAAAAAATCTTCCGAATGAAATGAAGAAATTCATTGCCGAAAATCAAATTCGATTTTATACGATTGATGCCATGAAAATTGCTCATGAAACCGGAATGGAACGCAGAATTAATACGATTATGCAGGTCGCCTTTTTCAAATTGGCTCATGTTATGCCTTTTGATGAAGCCTATGAGATTCTGAAAAAAGATGCTCAAAAATATGCAAAGAAATCACCAACCATTGTTGAACAAAATTTGAATGCAATGGCACTTGCTTTGAACGGCTTGCATGAAGTAAAGATTCCAGAAAGCTGGGCTGAAACTCAAGAAGAAAAAACGAAAGTTCTTACGACAGAAAGTTCTCGTAAAAAATATGTTTTTGAAATTGTAAATAAAACCAATGCCTTTGAAGGTGATGAACTTTCGGTACAAACCTTAGTCGATAACAAAATGACTTTTGGAGATGAACCATTGGGAACAAGTGCTTCTGAAAAAAGGGGAATTGCCTTAGAAATTCCTGAATGGAATGCCCAAGCTTGTATTCAATGTAATGAATGTTCATTTGTTTGTCCTCATGCTGCCATCAGACCATTTTTAGTCGACGAAGACGAATGGAATCAAGCACCAGAAGGTTTCCATGTTATGGATTATAAAGGAGCTGATGGCTTAAAATATCGGATTCAGGTCTCTGTTGAAGACTGTACAGGTTGTGGATTATGTATTGAAGCCTGTCCTAAAAAGGGTGAAGCTTTAAAAATGATTCCTTATGAGGGACAAGAAAAAGAATCTGTCAATTGGGCTTTTGCGCAAACCCTTAAAACAAAAGAAAATCCAGCTCGTCCAGGTACAATTGCCGCTAGTCAATTTGAAAAACCACTTTTTGAATTTTCAGGAGCATGCTCAGGCTGTGGTGAAACACCATATATTAAATTATTGACACAAATGTTTGGTGACCGAATGATGATTTCCAATGCAACTGGCTGTTCAGCCATTTATGGTGGAACACAAGCAACACCATATACAACAAATGAGTTTGAACAAGGCCCTGCATGGTCAAACTCACTCTTTGAGGATAATGCGGAATACGGATATGGAATGTGGTTAGCTTCTCAAACCAGACGTCAAAAATTAGCAGCCCAAGTCCTTGAAGCCTTGCCAGAAATGTCAGATGATTTGCAAAAATTGGCGAAAGACTGGGTAGAACACTTAGAAGATTCAGAAGGAACACGAGCAAGAGCCGAAAAAATGAAGGGAATGCTTGCTTCTGAACACTTCAACTCAGCTAAGTTGGATGAAATATATAAACAAAAAGATCAATTTGTAAAACCAACCCAATGGATATTTGGTGGAGATGGTTGGGCCTATGATATTGGTTTTGGCGGTTTAGATCATATTGTAGCTTCAGGTGCTGATGTTAATATCTTAGTTATGGACAACGAAGTCTATGCCAATACTGGGGGACAAGTTTCTAAAGCAACTCCAGCTTCAGCAATTGCACAATTTGCTGCTGGCGGTAAATCTAATACGAAAAAAGATTTAGGAGCGATGCTAATGACCTACGGAGATGTTTATGTGGCTCAGATTGCTTCTGGAGCAAACATGATGCAAACAATCCGTGCCTTTGATGAAGCTGAAAAATTTAAAGGTCCATCAGTCATTATTGCTTATACTCCATGTATTTCACATGGTTTATATGGAGGAATACATTTAGCACTTGATGAAGCAAAAGAAGCCGTGAATTCTGGTTACTGGCAACTTTATCGCTATAATCCTCTTCTTGAAGATTTGGGTAAAAATCCGATGATTCTTGATTTCAAAAAACCTGATTTTAGTAAAGTTAGAAATTTCTTATTGACACAATCTCGTTTTGGTAATCTATTAAAAGTTGATGCTGAACATGCAGAAAGTTTGTATGCTAAAGCTGCCAAAGATTCTCGTAAACGATTTATGCGTTATGCTAGAACATCAGGAGATTTAGATAAGTATTTAGAACGTGAAGCAAAAGCACTGGCGAAAAAAAATCCTGAATCAGAGGGGACTATAGAAGTTACTCTGCCAAAAGAACGTAAGAAACGTCCAGTTGATCCTGAGCGTGAAGCAAGACGAGCTGCTCGTAAAGCAGAACGTGAGGCTAAAAAATAA
- the cdaA gene encoding diadenylate cyclase CdaA, whose amino-acid sequence MTDFNQFFNLEFWQKIFELNESPLRIAIAILDIAIISFFLYQAIRFVQGTKLMTLVRGVIIFIFIRIIAGLIGLTTVEWLLNQVITYGVIAGVIIFQPEIRRALESLGRTTTLFTPTRKSSPDGHISAYEKSFAYMSERKIGALIAIEQGQNLNEFVSTGIRLDADITSELLINIFIPNTPLHDGAVIVQGNKIAVTSAYLPLTEKSGISKQFGTRHRAAIGLSEVSDALVLVVSEETGGISIAHNGEFFADISKEKFHDILVAILVPKVEKNEKGTGKNRKNKAGGKKNGK is encoded by the coding sequence TTGACCGACTTCAATCAATTTTTTAACCTTGAGTTTTGGCAAAAGATTTTTGAATTGAATGAATCACCTCTGCGAATTGCTATTGCAATATTAGACATTGCAATTATCAGTTTTTTCCTTTATCAAGCGATTAGGTTTGTACAAGGAACAAAATTAATGACGCTTGTTCGTGGTGTGATTATTTTCATTTTTATCAGAATTATTGCCGGACTTATTGGACTTACAACAGTTGAGTGGTTACTCAACCAAGTTATTACCTATGGGGTTATCGCCGGAGTTATCATTTTTCAGCCTGAAATTAGGCGAGCGCTTGAAAGCTTAGGAAGAACAACCACATTATTTACACCAACGAGAAAAAGTAGCCCTGATGGGCATATTTCAGCTTACGAGAAATCTTTTGCTTACATGTCTGAGCGAAAAATTGGCGCTTTGATTGCGATTGAGCAAGGGCAAAATTTAAATGAATTTGTAAGTACAGGGATTCGTTTAGATGCGGATATTACTAGCGAATTACTTATTAATATTTTCATTCCAAATACACCTTTGCACGATGGCGCGGTCATTGTTCAGGGAAACAAAATTGCTGTAACCTCTGCCTATCTTCCTTTGACCGAAAAATCGGGGATTTCAAAACAATTTGGGACTAGACACCGTGCTGCAATTGGACTTTCTGAAGTCTCAGATGCTTTAGTTTTAGTGGTTTCCGAAGAAACTGGTGGAATTTCAATCGCTCACAATGGAGAATTTTTCGCGGATATTTCCAAAGAAAAATTCCATGATATTCTAGTGGCCATTTTAGTTCCTAAAGTTGAAAAAAATGAAAAAGGAACAGGGAAGAATAGAAAAAATAAAGCAGGAGGAAAGAAAAATGGCAAATAA